From Sporosarcina sp. Te-1, the proteins below share one genomic window:
- a CDS encoding DMT family transporter: MNRLKGIFMIISGAMMWGATGPMMEWILSTSDMSISFMLTIRLLIAGFFILAFLKVKGQDIFRPMRYKVWLRQMIIFGVFGMLGVQFSFVGSINASNAVIATLFQFLAPIYIILFVSIRQKALPPIAQVLGMIVTMVGLFFLLTNGTLSGFALSANAVAWGLAVGFTFAFYTLYPARLMSEWGVLMVVGWGMLIGGAVLLVVNVTKLGDEFVYLNDWRILVVLSLVIVVGTVAFLLFLGSMKYISPVETSILSSFEPLTAMIISVIWFGSVLGMWQLAGAIIMLVGVTGLSVAGSKSKED; this comes from the coding sequence ATGAATAGATTAAAAGGTATTTTCATGATCATTTCAGGCGCCATGATGTGGGGAGCGACCGGCCCGATGATGGAATGGATCTTGTCGACTAGCGACATGTCCATCTCGTTCATGCTGACAATCCGCTTGTTGATCGCAGGTTTTTTTATTTTGGCCTTCTTGAAGGTAAAAGGCCAAGACATCTTTCGGCCGATGAGGTATAAAGTCTGGTTGCGTCAGATGATCATTTTTGGGGTTTTTGGCATGCTGGGCGTGCAATTTTCGTTTGTCGGTTCTATCAATGCCAGCAATGCGGTCATTGCGACGCTGTTTCAATTTTTAGCTCCGATTTATATCATCTTATTCGTTTCTATCAGGCAGAAGGCACTACCGCCGATTGCTCAAGTGCTTGGCATGATTGTGACGATGGTCGGCCTGTTTTTCCTATTGACAAATGGCACGCTGTCAGGGTTTGCGCTCAGTGCCAATGCGGTTGCATGGGGGCTGGCTGTTGGTTTCACCTTCGCTTTTTATACACTTTATCCGGCGCGGCTAATGAGTGAGTGGGGTGTCCTGATGGTGGTTGGATGGGGGATGCTGATCGGCGGGGCGGTACTATTGGTAGTGAACGTGACAAAACTAGGCGATGAATTTGTCTATTTGAACGATTGGCGAATTCTAGTTGTTTTGTCGCTCGTTATTGTTGTCGGGACGGTTGCGTTCCTTCTATTTCTCGGCAGCATGAAATACATTTCTCCGGTGGAGACGAGCATCTTATCAAGTTTTGAACCGCTGACTGCGATGATCATTTCCGTCATCTGGTTTGGAAGCGTACTTGGCATGTGGCAGCTGGCGGGGGCCATCATTATGCTGGTCGGCGTGACCGGCCTGTCAGTCGCAGGGAGCAAGTCGAAGGAAGACTAG
- a CDS encoding ABC transporter ATP-binding protein: MKTVFSYAKPYKWPILIALVLMLMELAVELIQPLLIAKIIDDGILASDTSVIWTWGSVMMGLAFVAFFAGAVNSFFAAHASQSFAFDLRQALFRQVQAFSMATFLRFPTSGLITRLTSDVTMVQNTLFMSLRIMLRAPLLVIGSLVMAFLVNVKLAMYLVIGAPVLFVFLFIMARRGVKLFAKVQRRLDRVNRVIQENLQAVRLIKAYLRGMYEASRFSKVAGSLRTDTVTAMRNMELILPVLMFIMNVSLLAVLWFGAGEIRNNGAQVGELVAIVNYAMRMTGAFSMFAFIIVAFSRAKASSERMEEVLLADEDLEMQGAESSSIRKLEGDLRFEDVSFYYPGKPEPILDHVSFHVSPGEKLAIMGATGSGKSTLLNLIPRIFDSTEGSIYVSGIEVKEWPLKELRDAIGLVPQQSILFTGSILDNLSWGDAEAAPDELEEAARKAQIHESIDLFPKKYETRVGQKGVNLSGGQKQRLSIARALVRKPSVLILDDSTSALDVKTETALWEALEGEDATMLVVTQKIQTAKGADRILLLDEGKVAGYGTHADLMKQSALYRKIAESQSEEEVIIDAASNS; encoded by the coding sequence ATGAAGACAGTTTTTTCTTATGCGAAGCCGTATAAATGGCCGATCCTCATAGCCCTTGTCCTCATGTTAATGGAATTGGCCGTCGAGCTGATTCAGCCATTGCTCATTGCTAAAATTATTGATGATGGGATTTTGGCTTCTGATACGAGTGTCATTTGGACATGGGGAAGCGTCATGATGGGTCTTGCGTTTGTGGCATTTTTCGCAGGGGCCGTCAATTCATTTTTTGCGGCCCACGCTTCACAAAGCTTCGCGTTTGATCTACGGCAAGCTTTGTTCAGGCAAGTGCAGGCGTTTTCTATGGCGACGTTCCTGCGGTTTCCTACATCCGGGCTGATCACCCGGCTGACCAGTGACGTGACTATGGTGCAGAATACATTGTTCATGAGCCTTCGCATCATGCTGCGTGCACCGCTGCTCGTTATCGGAAGTTTGGTCATGGCCTTTCTGGTTAACGTCAAATTGGCGATGTATCTTGTGATCGGTGCGCCGGTTTTATTCGTATTCCTCTTTATCATGGCACGGAGAGGAGTGAAACTGTTTGCGAAAGTGCAACGGCGTTTGGATCGGGTAAACCGGGTGATTCAGGAAAATTTACAAGCAGTCCGGCTGATCAAAGCGTATTTGCGTGGAATGTATGAAGCGAGCCGCTTTTCCAAAGTAGCGGGTTCCCTCCGAACGGATACGGTCACGGCCATGCGGAATATGGAACTGATCTTACCGGTTCTTATGTTCATCATGAATGTCAGCCTGCTCGCTGTTCTATGGTTTGGCGCGGGAGAGATTCGGAACAATGGAGCTCAAGTTGGAGAGCTTGTGGCAATTGTCAACTATGCCATGCGGATGACCGGTGCGTTCTCGATGTTTGCTTTTATTATTGTCGCCTTCTCTCGAGCGAAAGCATCATCCGAACGGATGGAGGAAGTTCTTCTTGCCGATGAGGATCTAGAAATGCAGGGGGCGGAAAGCTCCAGCATCCGGAAACTCGAGGGAGATCTTCGGTTTGAGGATGTTTCCTTCTATTATCCTGGAAAGCCGGAGCCAATTTTGGATCATGTGTCGTTTCATGTATCGCCTGGAGAGAAGCTGGCGATCATGGGAGCGACCGGATCAGGAAAATCCACTTTGCTGAATCTCATTCCCCGAATTTTTGATTCAACTGAAGGCAGCATCTATGTCAGTGGAATAGAAGTGAAAGAGTGGCCACTGAAGGAGTTGCGGGATGCCATTGGGTTGGTTCCGCAGCAGTCCATCTTATTTACTGGATCGATTTTGGATAATCTGTCGTGGGGTGATGCGGAAGCGGCGCCGGATGAACTGGAAGAAGCCGCCCGCAAAGCGCAGATCCATGAATCAATCGATCTCTTCCCGAAGAAATACGAAACACGCGTTGGGCAGAAGGGTGTCAATCTATCTGGCGGGCAGAAGCAGAGGCTGTCAATCGCCCGTGCGCTTGTTAGGAAACCATCCGTTCTCATTCTTGATGATAGTACGAGTGCGCTTGACGTGAAGACGGAAACGGCTCTTTGGGAAGCGCTGGAAGGTGAAGATGCCACCATGCTTGTCGTCACGCAAAAAATTCAGACCGCCAAAGGGGCGGATCGAATCCTCTTGCTCGATGAAGGAAAAGTCGCGGGGTATGGGACCCATGCCGATTTGATGAAGCAGTCGGCTTTGTACCGGAAAATTGCGGAATCGCAATCGGAAGAGGAGGTGATCATCGATGCTGCGAGCAATTCGTAA
- a CDS encoding ABC transporter ATP-binding protein → MLRAIRKPFGYEPVLKKEDIKGPGRKKVERASDWKSVLFRIWKLVDEQRGLLITVLALVFVSSVLALLGPLLIGKIIDHYIIPKDFDGLGVVIGLLIAIYAGQSLALYLQSFWMVGIAQQTVYRLRTNLFEHLQKLPVTFFDKRQHGELMSRVTNDIENVSQTLNSSFIQVFSSILTLVGTLAVMLYLSPILTLLTMIIVPVMFTAIRWITRRTGLLYKEQQQAVGTLNGMIEETISGQRIVKAFSQEERVMEEFAEKSGRLRRTGFWALTYSGFIPKVMNMLNNASFAIVAGIGGLLALKGDGLVTIGTIVIFSEFARQFTRPLNDLANQFNTVLSAIAGAERVFRIMDEPIEKDEATAHRDTVLKGDVEFRDVSFGYAVETDGYTIQNVSFHVKPGETAAFVGATGAGKTTIMQLLARFYEVDGGQILIDGIPITELPRQTLRNQMAFVLQDPFLFEATVLENIRYGRLDATDEEVMAAAKKANAHTFISRLENGYETVLTADGGEISQGQKQLLSIARALVADPVILLLDEATSSIDTVTELEIQEALERLMEGRTSFVIAHRLNTVRKADTVYVMGQGKLIESGSQEELIERQGVYYQMLTEAKV, encoded by the coding sequence ATGCTGCGAGCAATTCGTAAGCCGTTTGGCTATGAACCGGTCCTAAAGAAAGAGGATATTAAAGGGCCGGGCAGGAAGAAGGTTGAACGGGCGAGTGACTGGAAATCGGTTTTATTCCGAATCTGGAAGCTCGTCGATGAACAGCGCGGCCTGTTGATCACCGTACTGGCTCTTGTCTTTGTCAGCTCAGTTCTTGCCTTGCTAGGTCCGCTGCTGATCGGGAAAATTATCGATCATTATATTATTCCGAAAGACTTTGACGGCCTGGGAGTTGTAATCGGTTTATTAATTGCGATTTACGCGGGACAGTCACTTGCTCTCTATTTGCAAAGCTTCTGGATGGTAGGTATTGCTCAGCAGACGGTCTATCGTTTGCGGACGAATTTATTTGAGCATCTGCAAAAGCTGCCAGTTACGTTTTTCGATAAACGGCAGCATGGAGAATTGATGAGCCGGGTAACTAATGATATTGAAAATGTCAGCCAGACGTTGAACTCCTCGTTCATCCAAGTGTTTTCTAGTATATTGACGCTTGTTGGGACGCTTGCCGTCATGCTGTATCTTAGCCCGATATTGACGTTGTTGACGATGATCATCGTCCCGGTCATGTTTACGGCGATCCGGTGGATTACCAGAAGGACGGGCCTGTTGTACAAAGAACAGCAGCAGGCAGTCGGTACGCTGAACGGGATGATTGAAGAAACGATTTCCGGGCAACGGATTGTCAAGGCGTTTTCACAGGAAGAGCGAGTCATGGAGGAGTTTGCGGAGAAAAGCGGTAGGCTTCGTCGCACAGGCTTTTGGGCACTGACATACTCGGGTTTCATTCCGAAAGTGATGAACATGCTGAACAATGCCAGCTTTGCAATTGTGGCGGGCATTGGCGGATTGCTCGCATTGAAAGGCGACGGCCTTGTGACAATCGGTACCATCGTCATCTTCTCGGAATTCGCTCGCCAATTCACACGTCCGTTGAATGACTTGGCGAACCAGTTTAATACGGTCCTTTCCGCAATAGCGGGAGCGGAGCGTGTGTTCCGAATTATGGATGAACCGATTGAAAAGGATGAAGCGACGGCACATCGGGACACCGTATTAAAAGGGGATGTCGAATTCCGGGACGTCTCTTTCGGATACGCAGTCGAGACGGATGGCTATACGATACAAAACGTATCTTTCCATGTAAAACCGGGAGAAACAGCCGCATTTGTCGGTGCAACAGGCGCCGGCAAAACGACGATTATGCAATTGCTCGCCCGTTTTTACGAAGTAGACGGAGGGCAAATTCTGATTGATGGTATACCAATAACGGAGCTGCCGCGCCAGACGCTGCGCAATCAAATGGCATTTGTGCTTCAGGATCCATTCTTATTTGAGGCGACAGTCCTGGAGAACATCAGGTACGGCAGGTTGGATGCTACAGATGAAGAAGTGATGGCGGCGGCCAAGAAGGCGAATGCCCACACGTTCATTTCCCGGTTGGAAAACGGTTATGAAACCGTATTGACCGCGGACGGCGGCGAAATCTCACAAGGGCAGAAGCAGTTGCTTTCCATTGCGCGTGCTTTAGTTGCCGATCCTGTCATTCTTCTGCTTGATGAAGCGACGAGCAGCATCGACACCGTAACGGAGCTTGAAATTCAAGAAGCGTTGGAACGGTTAATGGAAGGCCGTACTAGTTTTGTCATTGCCCACCGGCTGAATACCGTGCGGAAAGCTGACACGGTCTATGTCATGGGTCAAGGAAAGCTGATCGAATCAGGAAGCCAGGAAGAATTGATTGAGCGTCAAGGCGTTTATTATCAGATGCTGACGGAAGCGAAAGTATAA
- a CDS encoding YusW family protein, which translates to MKKILLFGTLLLAFALVLGACGNKKDDTQGTDPSEDSVQNVDDQDGGTMNTGNAYGFDNFDLEIEVDGQEAIQATYKMDKELEAIYINQLTGVDLKDEKAMNELDKFFKELLLTKDTSKKQATDDILKWYGIDGFTKFDLDVDFDDGNNLDIEEVK; encoded by the coding sequence ATGAAAAAAATCCTACTGTTCGGTACCTTGTTGCTGGCTTTTGCCCTCGTGCTAGGCGCATGCGGAAATAAAAAAGACGACACCCAAGGCACGGACCCGAGTGAAGATAGCGTCCAAAATGTAGATGATCAGGACGGCGGAACGATGAATACCGGCAATGCCTACGGGTTCGACAACTTTGATTTGGAAATCGAAGTCGATGGACAAGAAGCGATTCAAGCCACTTATAAGATGGATAAGGAACTGGAAGCCATTTATATCAATCAACTGACCGGTGTAGACTTGAAAGACGAAAAAGCGATGAATGAACTGGATAAGTTCTTTAAAGAGCTCCTTTTGACGAAGGATACATCCAAAAAGCAAGCTACTGATGATATCCTCAAATGGTATGGCATCGATGGCTTTACGAAATTCGATTTGGACGTTGATTTTGACGATGGCAATAACCTTGATATTGAAGAAGTAAAATAA
- a CDS encoding DUF2804 domain-containing protein, which yields MQHAEREITEPVLLCDGKGQLNPGAIGFARRPIIQSNLKGHFMRKKKWNYWCVFGEDLLFSATISHLDYAAVCFVYLLDYETQRFYEKQITLPIGRKVKMPEDVLGNVKFMNERMSVQLVHLQGETHLSVTIPDFDSEVLHADLHIGHPAQDDSLNVVIPRSRDIFQFTAKHHSLPTSGFVKIGAKRYDFNPDYSFAVLDYGRGVWPREAQWNWAMASQRAGGRRIGLNFGGKWTDGTGMTENAVFIDGKMMKIHEDVLFSYNPSNYMEPWKIKTRFSDKVNVTFTPFFERTAKTNVQLVQTEVHQTVGYFNGRIKLYDGSILLIRQMLGCSEDHIAKW from the coding sequence TTGCAGCATGCTGAGAGGGAAATTACAGAGCCAGTGCTTCTTTGTGATGGGAAAGGCCAGTTGAATCCGGGAGCGATCGGGTTTGCGCGTCGGCCGATCATTCAGAGCAATCTGAAGGGTCATTTCATGCGAAAGAAGAAATGGAACTATTGGTGTGTGTTCGGGGAGGATCTTCTGTTTTCTGCGACCATCAGCCATTTGGATTACGCAGCCGTCTGTTTCGTGTATCTGCTCGATTATGAGACGCAGCGCTTTTACGAAAAGCAAATTACGCTGCCGATCGGGCGGAAGGTAAAAATGCCGGAAGATGTTCTCGGCAATGTAAAGTTCATGAATGAACGGATGTCCGTCCAATTGGTGCATTTGCAGGGAGAGACCCATCTTTCCGTCACCATTCCTGATTTTGATAGCGAAGTACTGCATGCCGACTTGCATATTGGGCATCCTGCGCAGGACGATTCCCTAAATGTAGTCATCCCGCGGAGCCGGGATATTTTCCAATTCACCGCGAAGCACCATTCCTTGCCGACTTCCGGATTTGTTAAAATCGGTGCCAAGCGCTATGATTTCAATCCCGATTATAGTTTTGCCGTACTGGATTACGGACGTGGTGTTTGGCCAAGAGAAGCCCAGTGGAATTGGGCGATGGCCTCTCAACGTGCCGGCGGGCGCCGGATCGGCCTCAACTTTGGCGGCAAATGGACAGACGGGACCGGCATGACCGAAAATGCTGTTTTTATTGACGGTAAGATGATGAAAATCCATGAAGATGTCCTTTTTTCCTATAATCCATCCAACTACATGGAGCCGTGGAAGATTAAAACCCGGTTTTCCGATAAAGTCAACGTGACGTTTACGCCCTTCTTTGAACGGACGGCTAAAACAAATGTCCAATTAGTCCAAACGGAAGTGCACCAGACTGTCGGATACTTCAATGGCCGCATCAAGTTATATGATGGTTCCATTTTACTTATCCGCCAGATGCTCGGCTGTTCAGAAGACCATATAGCGAAGTGGTGA
- the xerC gene encoding tyrosine recombinase XerC: MDFVQNEWLPKSVERNLSHTTIAKYINYLENRILPAFQFLRVDQVQPQHIIDFLHNLGEKGMRLDGKDGKLADTTIFYHYRILKGIFSYAVSTRVIEVSPMEGIDRPKVRKSKIDVYDDEEAAFVVEALESELLHWQIAIKLLITTGIRRSELLALDLEKHIDYDEGIVHVEKALTYTKDEGYQIHDIKKGNGSESEGKRIFIYQTLSWMI, from the coding sequence GTGGATTTTGTGCAAAACGAATGGTTGCCTAAGTCCGTTGAACGAAACCTATCGCATACAACGATCGCCAAATACATCAACTACTTGGAGAATCGTATTTTGCCCGCATTCCAATTTTTGCGAGTGGACCAAGTTCAACCACAACACATTATTGATTTTTTGCATAACTTAGGAGAAAAAGGCATGCGTTTAGACGGGAAGGATGGAAAACTTGCAGACACCACGATCTTTTATCATTACCGAATATTAAAGGGCATCTTTAGCTATGCTGTTAGTACACGAGTGATTGAAGTTTCCCCTATGGAAGGAATTGATCGGCCTAAAGTTCGAAAATCTAAAATTGATGTATATGATGATGAAGAAGCCGCCTTTGTAGTCGAGGCATTGGAATCTGAATTGTTACATTGGCAGATCGCCATCAAATTGCTTATCACTACTGGTATTCGCCGATCCGAATTATTGGCTCTCGATTTAGAAAAACACATTGACTATGATGAAGGAATCGTTCATGTCGAAAAAGCCCTAACTTATACTAAAGATGAAGGTTATCAAATCCACGATATTAAGAAGGGTAATGGCAGTGAAAGCGAAGGAAAACGGATATTTATTTATCAAACATTGTCATGGATGATTTGA
- a CDS encoding ImmA/IrrE family metallo-endopeptidase yields MYHYSYLEEYIIDLYKKNGINRPEQLKLDNVAKKLEIIVYTFGWPSEAVYANGRQYIYLNRYLSQEQKWQEFAHELGHILRHAGHQRKLHPLFVELQEWQANNFMFHFCVPTFMLQRIRLPTDINQAATLISETFNVELF; encoded by the coding sequence ATGTATCACTACAGCTACTTAGAAGAGTACATAATCGACCTATATAAAAAAAACGGCATAAACCGACCTGAACAATTGAAACTGGATAATGTGGCAAAAAAGCTAGAAATCATAGTCTACACTTTCGGTTGGCCAAGTGAAGCTGTATATGCAAACGGCCGTCAATACATTTATCTTAACCGCTATCTCTCTCAAGAACAGAAATGGCAAGAGTTCGCACATGAATTGGGACATATTCTCCGTCACGCAGGCCACCAAAGGAAGCTGCATCCCCTTTTCGTGGAATTACAGGAATGGCAGGCAAATAATTTCATGTTTCATTTTTGTGTTCCTACTTTTATGTTACAGCGGATTCGCTTACCAACTGATATAAATCAAGCTGCTACCTTAATATCGGAAACTTTTAATGTAGAATTATTTTGA
- a CDS encoding YqaE/Pmp3 family membrane protein, giving the protein MYFLAVILPPVAVLLSGKPIQALLNLLLTILGWFPGAIHAVLVVKDKKDDKRMVKQAKLIAEANKK; this is encoded by the coding sequence ATGTATTTTCTAGCTGTCATACTACCACCTGTTGCCGTATTATTATCCGGAAAACCCATACAAGCTCTACTGAATTTATTATTAACTATATTGGGTTGGTTTCCTGGAGCCATACACGCAGTCCTAGTGGTTAAAGATAAGAAAGATGATAAAAGAATGGTAAAGCAAGCCAAATTGATTGCTGAAGCTAATAAAAAGTAA
- a CDS encoding type I restriction endonuclease, whose translation MEKFIEQLKSLAKRVEVLKDSIETEEATKTAIVMPFFQLLGYDIFNPLEFNPEFTADVGIKKGEKVDYAILHDGQPVILIECKSINQQLTRHDSQLFRYFGTTTAKFSILTNGIEYKFFTDLEEPNKMDSSPFFTFKINELRDVHISEIAKFRKESFDVDKITSNASELKYLNALKSYLGEQFENPSEDFVRFMVGEIYEGVKTKAAIEKFTPIIKRGLKQIVNEQVNDKLNAALKSTNENKISIEEAAAAEVIEDDGIITTQEELECYAIVKVILKDSIEINRVFYRDNRSYFNILIDDNIRKWVIRVFFEKNKNFIILNDAATDKERTLIEFDQPIDLLISKDKIINTALQFS comes from the coding sequence ATGGAGAAATTCATCGAACAATTGAAGTCCTTAGCTAAAAGAGTAGAGGTATTAAAAGATTCTATTGAAACCGAGGAAGCGACAAAGACAGCTATTGTTATGCCTTTCTTCCAATTGCTTGGTTATGACATTTTTAATCCGCTTGAATTCAATCCTGAGTTTACTGCTGATGTCGGAATTAAAAAAGGCGAAAAAGTTGATTACGCAATTTTGCATGATGGACAACCTGTAATTCTTATAGAGTGTAAAAGTATAAACCAACAGCTAACTAGACATGATTCTCAATTGTTCAGATACTTTGGGACGACCACCGCTAAATTCAGCATTTTGACCAACGGTATCGAATATAAGTTTTTCACTGATCTCGAAGAGCCAAATAAGATGGATAGCTCCCCTTTCTTCACTTTTAAAATTAACGAATTGCGAGATGTTCATATTTCAGAGATAGCTAAGTTTCGAAAAGAATCCTTTGATGTAGATAAAATAACAAGCAATGCCTCTGAATTGAAGTATCTAAATGCTCTAAAAAGTTATTTAGGAGAACAGTTTGAAAACCCTTCGGAAGACTTCGTGCGCTTCATGGTTGGAGAAATTTATGAAGGTGTTAAAACTAAAGCTGCAATTGAAAAATTTACCCCTATTATTAAACGAGGATTAAAACAAATAGTAAATGAACAAGTGAATGACAAGCTTAATGCAGCTTTGAAATCGACAAATGAAAACAAGATATCAATTGAGGAAGCCGCAGCTGCAGAGGTTATTGAAGATGACGGAATTATAACTACGCAAGAAGAACTTGAATGCTATGCAATAGTGAAAGTCATTCTAAAAGATTCAATCGAAATAAATAGAGTCTTTTACAGAGACAACAGAAGTTACTTCAATATTTTAATCGATGACAATATACGCAAGTGGGTTATTAGGGTGTTCTTCGAGAAAAATAAAAACTTCATCATATTAAATGATGCTGCTACCGATAAAGAAAGAACGTTAATTGAGTTCGATCAACCAATTGATTTGCTAATAAGTAAGGATAAAATAATAAATACAGCTTTACAGTTTTCTTAA
- a CDS encoding ORF6C domain-containing protein, whose translation MNQLVVMQDQQAVTSSKSVAETFGKEHKHVLRDVRSIMKDVSNSGPMFFEGTEPDSYGRDQAVIYMNRDGFTLLAMGFTGKKAMEFKLKFIQAFNEMEERLKQPNNTKLLLQTVLHHEERIETEEIDVKYLKDHMRINGAQEQRINMNARGKVMECLGGKDSNAYKEIGKKAFSQFWREFKAYFEIPRYGELPKKRFEEALQFIQEWSPNTALRIEIKKMNSQQHLRLAE comes from the coding sequence ATGAATCAATTAGTTGTCATGCAGGATCAGCAGGCGGTCACTAGCTCTAAATCAGTAGCTGAAACATTTGGTAAGGAACACAAACACGTTCTCAGGGATGTGCGCAGCATTATGAAAGATGTGTCCAATTCTGGACCGATGTTTTTCGAAGGAACTGAGCCAGATAGTTACGGCCGAGATCAAGCAGTAATATACATGAACCGCGATGGTTTCACTCTCCTAGCTATGGGCTTTACGGGTAAGAAAGCGATGGAGTTCAAGCTCAAATTCATTCAGGCCTTCAACGAGATGGAAGAACGATTGAAGCAACCGAACAACACTAAGCTTCTCTTGCAAACAGTGCTTCATCACGAAGAAAGAATCGAAACCGAAGAAATTGATGTGAAGTACCTCAAAGACCACATGCGTATCAATGGTGCTCAAGAGCAACGGATCAACATGAATGCCCGCGGAAAAGTTATGGAATGCCTGGGCGGCAAGGATTCCAATGCATACAAAGAAATCGGCAAAAAGGCGTTTTCTCAGTTCTGGAGAGAGTTCAAAGCCTACTTTGAGATTCCTAGATACGGCGAGCTGCCGAAGAAGCGTTTTGAGGAAGCCTTACAGTTTATTCAAGAGTGGTCGCCAAATACGGCTTTGCGGATCGAGATTAAAAAAATGAACAGTCAGCAGCACTTAAGACTAGCTGAATAA
- a CDS encoding helix-turn-helix domain-containing protein, with protein METMTTKEAAAHIGVCVNTLRKYVHEEELPVLRFPGRRKWTFRKDLVDEWVEKRSQPEVVVMSAERTPKDYGKLRVLTP; from the coding sequence ATGGAAACTATGACAACCAAAGAAGCAGCAGCCCACATCGGCGTATGTGTTAACACTTTACGGAAATACGTTCATGAGGAAGAACTTCCTGTCCTACGCTTTCCTGGTCGTCGCAAATGGACCTTTCGGAAAGACTTGGTTGATGAATGGGTTGAAAAGAGATCCCAGCCAGAAGTAGTGGTGATGTCAGCGGAGCGAACTCCGAAGGACTACGGAAAATTGAGAGTTCTCACACCTTGA
- a CDS encoding DNA adenine methylase has product MPEHKTYLEPFFGSGAVFFNKEPVKVEIINDIDGDVVNLFRVIRDKPMELARGLQWTPYSREEYMDSHLKVKDDIERARRFLVRCWQSIRVKTVYFRVEV; this is encoded by the coding sequence ATGCCAGAGCACAAAACATACCTAGAACCATTCTTCGGATCCGGGGCTGTGTTTTTCAATAAAGAGCCAGTAAAAGTTGAAATTATTAATGACATTGATGGTGATGTGGTCAATCTTTTTCGGGTTATTCGAGATAAGCCGATGGAGTTAGCAAGGGGACTTCAATGGACTCCTTATTCACGTGAAGAATATATGGATTCTCATCTAAAAGTAAAGGACGACATAGAAAGGGCAAGAAGATTCCTAGTGAGATGTTGGCAGTCAATTCGGGTTAAAACAGTCTATTTCAGGGTGGAAGTGTAG
- a CDS encoding DNA adenine methylase, whose translation MADRLKNVQIENTEVTKLITRYNKPDVLMYIDPPYVASTRNGLIYENEMTDNDHENLLRQLLSHSGTVLLSGYDNDLYNDLLKGWTKETKLGKPVAGKSRLEVL comes from the coding sequence GTGGCTGATCGATTAAAAAATGTACAAATCGAAAACACAGAGGTTACCAAACTTATTACTCGATATAACAAACCGGATGTTTTGATGTACATCGATCCTCCTTATGTCGCTTCGACAAGAAACGGTCTTATTTACGAAAACGAAATGACCGACAATGATCATGAAAATTTGCTCAGACAATTGTTGAGCCATTCGGGAACGGTGTTGTTATCGGGATATGACAATGATTTATACAACGATTTACTAAAAGGATGGACAAAAGAAACAAAGTTAGGGAAGCCGGTTGCCGGTAAATCCCGACTTGAGGTCCTTTGA
- a CDS encoding DUF6011 domain-containing protein translates to MGTCKRCNKPLKTPKSIAVGYGPVCKQKHDEAEAEFLKRQITIYEELAYQERVAR, encoded by the coding sequence ATGGGGACATGCAAACGGTGCAACAAGCCATTGAAAACGCCGAAGAGCATTGCAGTAGGCTATGGCCCGGTTTGTAAACAGAAGCATGATGAGGCTGAAGCGGAGTTTTTGAAACGCCAGATCACGATCTACGAGGAATTGGCCTACCAGGAGAGGGTGGCTCGATGA